One part of the Gemmatimonadaceae bacterium genome encodes these proteins:
- a CDS encoding methionine adenosyltransferase, translated as MAERHLFTSESVTEGHPDKVADAISDAVLDELLASDPHSRVACETMVTTGLATIFGEITTSAWVDLREVVRSTIKRIGYTEAGIGFDADSCGVLNAIGRQSRDIAQGVDTGGAGDQGMMFGYACDETAELMPLPITLAHRLTQALSERRRDGSLPWLRPDGKSQVTVLYEDGRPVEVETVVISTQHAESASNRKIHEGVTQEVIEAVIPVELRAKRMRKYINPTGRFVIGGPHGDAGLTGRKIIVDTYGGMGRHGGGAFSGKDPSKVDRSAAYAARWVAKNIVAAKLASRVEVQLAYAIGVAEPVSIMVDSFGTGTVADARITQAVRDVFKLTPRDIMHALDLRKPIYSPTSAYGHFGRTPEKVGKGKSAATTFSWERLDKVNELKRAVK; from the coding sequence GTGGCCGAACGTCATCTCTTCACGTCCGAATCCGTTACCGAAGGGCATCCCGACAAGGTGGCCGATGCCATCTCCGACGCGGTGCTCGATGAGCTGCTCGCCAGCGATCCGCACTCCCGTGTCGCGTGCGAGACGATGGTGACGACCGGCCTCGCCACGATCTTCGGCGAGATCACGACCTCGGCCTGGGTCGACCTGCGCGAGGTCGTGCGCAGCACCATCAAGCGCATCGGCTACACCGAGGCCGGCATTGGCTTCGATGCCGACTCGTGCGGCGTGCTCAATGCCATCGGCCGCCAGTCGCGTGACATCGCGCAGGGCGTCGACACGGGCGGGGCCGGCGACCAGGGGATGATGTTCGGCTATGCGTGCGACGAGACGGCGGAACTCATGCCGCTCCCCATCACGCTGGCGCATCGCCTCACGCAGGCGCTGTCCGAGCGCCGCCGCGACGGTTCGCTCCCGTGGCTGCGCCCCGACGGCAAGTCGCAGGTGACGGTGCTGTACGAGGACGGACGCCCGGTCGAGGTGGAGACGGTCGTCATTTCCACGCAACACGCGGAGTCGGCGTCCAACCGCAAGATCCACGAGGGCGTCACGCAGGAGGTCATCGAGGCGGTGATCCCCGTCGAGCTGCGCGCCAAGCGGATGCGGAAGTACATCAACCCGACGGGGCGCTTCGTGATCGGCGGGCCGCACGGCGACGCCGGCCTCACCGGGCGCAAGATCATCGTCGATACGTACGGCGGCATGGGGCGACACGGCGGCGGCGCCTTCTCGGGAAAGGATCCGTCCAAGGTTGACCGCTCGGCGGCGTACGCGGCGCGCTGGGTGGCGAAGAACATCGTCGCCGCGAAGCTCGCCAGCCGCGTCGAGGTCCAACTCGCGTATGCCATTGGCGTCGCCGAGCCGGTCTCGATCATGGTCGATTCGTTCGGCACCGGGACCGTGGCCGACGCGAGGATCACGCAGGCCGTGCGCGATGTGTTCAAGCTCACGCCGCGCGACATCATGCACGCGCTCGACTTGCGAAAGCCCATCTATTCGCCCACTTCGGCCTACGGGCACTTCGGTCGCACGCCGGAGAAGGTGGGGAAGGGGAAGTCCGCCGCGACGACCTTCAGCTGGGAGCGCCTGGACAAGGTGAATGAGCTGAAGCGCGCGGTGAAGTAA
- a CDS encoding iron ABC transporter permease produces MRRAWIPLLAVVLALAALAALMAGAARIAPGDVIAALLGGPGNSTEATIVRAVRLPRVVLALLVGGALGMSGTVLQGTLRNALAEPYLLGVSGGAAVGAVLAVASGVGAPSLIALAAFAGALAAVTGVLAIAQAAGARSDTRVLLMSGVVMGAFANATIMVVMATAAPDVTRNALWWMMGSVAAATWRDAALLSTMCLLVGAALLHRARWLDVLALGDDSAESLGIDTEGAGRFFFLLASILAAATVAVAGLVGFVGLMVPHLARSLVGARARPVLIASALCGAILVVAADVAARTVRAPAELPLGAVTALLGVPFFLWRLRGAR; encoded by the coding sequence ATGCGGCGCGCCTGGATTCCGCTGCTGGCGGTCGTGCTGGCGCTTGCGGCGCTGGCCGCGCTCATGGCCGGCGCCGCGCGCATTGCACCTGGCGACGTGATCGCCGCCTTGCTGGGTGGGCCGGGCAACTCGACCGAAGCGACGATCGTTCGCGCCGTGCGCCTGCCGCGCGTGGTGCTGGCCCTCCTCGTGGGGGGGGCACTGGGGATGAGCGGCACGGTGCTGCAGGGCACGCTCCGCAACGCGCTGGCGGAGCCGTATCTCCTCGGCGTCTCGGGTGGTGCGGCGGTGGGTGCGGTCCTGGCGGTGGCGTCTGGGGTGGGTGCTCCATCGCTCATCGCCCTTGCCGCGTTTGCCGGGGCGCTCGCGGCGGTGACCGGCGTGCTGGCCATCGCGCAGGCGGCGGGGGCTCGTAGCGACACGCGCGTGCTCCTCATGTCCGGCGTGGTGATGGGCGCCTTTGCCAACGCGACCATCATGGTGGTGATGGCCACCGCGGCCCCGGATGTCACGCGCAACGCGCTGTGGTGGATGATGGGGTCGGTGGCCGCGGCCACGTGGCGCGACGCGGCGCTGCTGTCGACCATGTGCCTCCTCGTGGGGGCCGCGCTCCTGCATCGGGCGCGTTGGCTCGATGTCCTGGCCCTGGGCGACGACAGCGCCGAGTCGTTAGGCATCGACACGGAGGGGGCGGGGCGCTTCTTCTTCCTCCTCGCCTCGATCCTCGCCGCGGCGACGGTCGCCGTGGCCGGACTGGTTGGCTTCGTCGGCCTGATGGTCCCGCACCTGGCCCGCTCGCTGGTGGGGGCGCGTGCCCGCCCGGTACTCATCGCCTCGGCGCTGTGTGGGGCAATCCTCGTCGTCGCGGCCGACGTGGCCGCGCGCACCGTGCGCGCCCCTGCCGAGTTGCCGTTAGGCGCCGTGACCGCGCTGCTGGGCGTCCCGTTCTTCCTCTGGCGGCTGCGGGGCGCGCGATGA
- a CDS encoding ABC transporter substrate-binding protein → MSALFFQPASIVRAVTTVVVAAATASLMLVAGCTPRESSASREPHERQESRPSARAAVDSLGAADGLGADDYGAPIDASRAARRIVSLNPTTTEILFALGAGRQVVGRSRWDQWPVEARTLPELGDAIRPSVERVLAATPDLVVLYASGDNRAAASALAAAGVRVVALRVDRIADFERCVRVLGAVSGHADAARLAIDSVTRSLESVRTAMRGLTRVSVFLHVWANPLMAIGGGSFMSELVEIAGGRNVYGEMAEPSPQVSFEDLLRRDPDAILAGPLEVARLTRDPRWRALRAVREGRVLAYDTSLVARASMRLGEGARSLATLLHPSARVP, encoded by the coding sequence ATGTCCGCGTTGTTCTTTCAGCCAGCGTCGATCGTGCGTGCGGTCACCACCGTCGTGGTGGCCGCCGCGACCGCGAGCCTGATGCTGGTCGCGGGTTGCACGCCGCGCGAATCGAGCGCATCGCGCGAGCCGCATGAGCGCCAGGAGTCGCGCCCCAGCGCTCGCGCCGCGGTCGATTCGCTTGGCGCCGCCGATGGGCTTGGCGCGGACGACTACGGCGCGCCCATCGATGCGTCGCGCGCGGCACGGCGCATCGTCTCGCTCAACCCGACCACGACGGAGATCCTCTTCGCGCTCGGTGCGGGGAGGCAGGTGGTGGGGCGCTCCCGATGGGACCAATGGCCCGTGGAGGCGCGCACCCTTCCTGAGTTAGGGGACGCGATTCGCCCGAGCGTGGAGCGGGTGCTCGCCGCCACTCCGGACCTCGTCGTGCTGTACGCCAGCGGTGACAACCGCGCCGCAGCGTCCGCGCTCGCCGCGGCCGGGGTGCGCGTGGTGGCGTTGCGCGTGGACCGCATCGCCGACTTCGAGCGCTGCGTGCGCGTGCTGGGGGCGGTGAGCGGACATGCCGACGCGGCGCGGTTGGCGATCGACAGCGTGACGCGTTCGCTCGAGTCGGTCCGCACGGCCATGCGCGGTTTGACGCGCGTGAGCGTCTTCCTGCACGTCTGGGCCAACCCGCTCATGGCCATCGGTGGCGGAAGCTTCATGTCCGAGCTGGTCGAGATTGCCGGTGGGCGCAACGTGTATGGCGAGATGGCCGAGCCGTCGCCGCAGGTGAGTTTCGAGGATCTGCTGCGACGCGACCCGGACGCGATCCTTGCCGGACCGCTCGAGGTTGCGCGCCTCACGCGTGACCCGCGCTGGAGGGCGTTGCGCGCCGTGCGCGAGGGACGCGTGCTGGCGTACGACACGTCGCTCGTGGCGCGCGCGTCGATGCGGCTGGGCGAGGGGGCGCGATCGCTGGCGACGCTCCTCCATCCGTCGGCACGGGTGCCCTGA
- a CDS encoding bifunctional nuclease family protein has protein sequence MSTMVEVNVNRLGLDGSTNTYVVILRETGGERVLPIWIGQAEAESILLEMNHVKKDRPFTHDLCKALIVGLGGAVRRIHVTRVQNGTYFAELHIERDGEEYRIDARPSDSIAIALRIPAPVYVEESLLVLPGDESREDDEDVIVPEAPPAQSTDEMTAEQLKQYLSGLRPEDFGKFHL, from the coding sequence ATGAGCACGATGGTGGAGGTGAACGTCAATCGCCTCGGCTTGGACGGGAGCACCAACACGTACGTGGTCATCCTGCGCGAGACGGGGGGCGAGCGTGTCCTCCCGATCTGGATCGGTCAGGCCGAAGCGGAGTCGATCCTGCTCGAAATGAACCATGTGAAGAAGGACCGTCCCTTCACCCACGATCTGTGCAAGGCGCTGATCGTGGGGCTGGGGGGGGCGGTGCGTCGCATCCATGTCACGCGCGTGCAGAACGGGACGTACTTCGCCGAACTGCACATCGAGCGCGACGGTGAGGAGTACCGCATCGACGCGCGCCCGTCCGACAGCATCGCCATCGCGCTCCGCATCCCGGCGCCGGTGTACGTGGAAGAGTCGCTGCTCGTGCTCCCGGGCGATGAGTCGCGCGAGGATGATGAGGACGTGATCGTCCCCGAAGCGCCGCCGGCGCAGAGCACCGACGAGATGACGGCCGAGCAGCTCAAGCAGTACCTCTCCGGCTTGCGTCCGGAGGACTTCGGCAAGTTCCACCTCTGA